From Serinus canaria isolate serCan28SL12 chromosome 26, serCan2020, whole genome shotgun sequence, one genomic window encodes:
- the LMOD1 gene encoding leiomodin-1 isoform X2, giving the protein MSSLEKRGLQGDLLKRHHRHRITSCRCSQESRSSKNKGDKTQEEKGKESPCNELAQKQDAKVGKDSKKEESVQKTDLKSKAETETKSKENKAMNDKVKAMEKKLMGKDKKEEENGSVLKKDTGKNKKEEEKSSELKKDAGEDKKEEENSSCFKKEDAGKDKKEKEVSAAKEVTEMEKKQEEKDSASKDTGKDKKEEKSSESKKQAEKDTRGEDKKENYNKAEEKVSAVKKTKADENDKSQTEAEKAEKVEDKQEAKAAAGSSPSSSSSADQAKDDEASSIFDELIEKVKNNDAEVTEVNVNNSDCINNETLVRFTEALEFNTVVKVFALANTRADDHVAFAIAIMLKSNKVLTSINLDSNHITGKGILAIFRALLQNNTLTELRFHNQRHICGGKTEMEIAKLLKENTTLLKLGYHFELAGPRMTVTNLLSRNMDRQRQKRLQEQKLAQERGEKKDLLEVPKPGALTKGSPKASPQPSPKASPKTSPKKGGAPTMPPPPPPPLAPPLMINENLKNSLSPATQRKLGDRALPVQEKNSRDQLLAAIRSSNLKQLKKVELPKLLQ; this is encoded by the coding sequence GAAAGCAGGTCGAGCAAGAATAAGGGAGACAAAactcaagaagaaaaaggaaaagaatctCCTTGCAATGAACTGGCCCAGAAACAAGATGCTAAAGTGGGGAAAGACtctaaaaaggaagaaagtgtTCAGAAAACAGACCTGAAAAGTAAAGCTGAGACTGAGACCAAGAGCAAAGAGAACAAAGCTATGAATGATAAAGTCAAGGCCATGGAAAAAAAGCTGATGGGGAAGgacaagaaggaggaagaaaatggtTCAGTGTTGAAGAAGGACACAGGGAAGaacaaaaaggaggaagagaagagctcAGAGTTGAAGAAAGATGCAGGGGAggataaaaaggaagaagagaacaGCTCGTGTTTTAAAAAGGAGGATGCAGGgaaggataaaaaggaaaaagaggtcTCCGCAGCAAAGGAGGtgacagagatggaaaaaaagcaagaagaaaaggattCAGCATCAAAGGACACAGGGAAGGacaaaaaggaggagaagagttCAGAATCAaagaaacaggcagaaaaagacACAAGAGgggaagataaaaaagaaaattataataaagcagaggaaaaggtttcagctgtgaaaaaaaccaaGGCAGATGAGAATGATAAATCCcagacagaagcagaaaaggcagaaaaggtgGAGGACAAACAGGAggccaaggcagcagctgggagcagcccttcctccagcagctctgcagatcaAGCCAAGGACGATGAAGCCTCCAGCATCTTTGACGAGCTCATTGAGAAGGTGAAGAACAACGACGCTGAGGTGACCGAGGTCAATGTGAACAACTCCGACTGCATCAACAATGAGACCCTGGTGCGCTTCACCGAGGCCCTGGAGTTCAACACTGTGGTCAAGGTGTTTGCCCTGGCAAACACCCGTGCTGATGACCACGTGGCCTTTGCCATTGCCATAATGCTCAAGTCCAACAAGGTGCTGACAAGCATCAACTTGGACTCCAACCACATCACAGGCAAGGGTATCCTGGCCATTTTCCGGGCCCTGTTGCAGAACAACACGCTGACGGAGCTACGTTTCCACAACCAGCGGCACATCTGTgggggaaaaacagaaatggagATTGCCAAGCTTCTGAAAGAGAACACCACGCTTCTGAAGCTGGGTTACCACTTCGAGCTGGCTGGGCCACGCATGACTGTCACTAACCTGCTGAGCCGAAACATGGACAGGCAGAGGCAGAAACGCCTCCAGGAGCAGAAACTGGCACAGGAACGGGGGGAGAAGAAAGACCTTCTGGAGGTGCCCAAGCCTGGAGCACTGACGAAGGGGTCCCCCAAGGCATCCCCACAGCCATCACCCAAGGCTTCCCCCAAAACTTCTCCCAAGAAAGGAGGGGCACCCACCATGCCacccccacctcctcctccactcGCCCCACCACTGATGATCAATGAGAACCTGAAGAACTCACTCTCGCCAGCCACACAGAGGAAGTTGGGAGACCGGGCGCTGCCAGTCCAGGAGAAGAACTCTCGAgaccagctcctggcagccatTCGCTCCAGCAACCTCAAACAGCTCAAGAAG